In a genomic window of Deinococcota bacterium:
- the sufB gene encoding Fe-S cluster assembly protein SufB — protein MEHTKQYEFSLPEEYFFRSEKGLDRRVIEQISYHKNEPAWMLEFRLKALAIAEKKGRPKWGPDLSALNFDDIYFYIRPQDRKGSNSWEDVPEEIRETYRRLGIPEAEQKALAGVGAQYESEMVYHSLKEEWQKQGVIFLDSDTGLQEHPELFREYFGTVVPPEDNYFAAVNSAAWSGGSFVYVPPGVEIEVPLQAYFLINAQSMGQFERTLIIGDVGSKFHYIEGCTAPTYNSDSFHSGVIEIVCKERSRVRYSTIQNWSHNVYNLVTQRALVYKDASMGWLDGNLGSKVTMKYPSTYLLEEGARGEVLSIAFAGKGQHQDAGAKVIHAAPNTSSSIVSKSISKDGGRSSYRGLVKIYEGATHARSNVECDALLLDDRAKTDTYPYIEINEKTAHVGHEASVSKLNDEQIFYLQSRGLEKAEAAALIVRGFLEPVAKELPLEYAVELNRLIELEMEGSVG, from the coding sequence ATGGAGCACACCAAGCAGTACGAGTTCAGCCTGCCCGAAGAGTACTTTTTCCGCTCGGAAAAGGGCCTCGACCGCCGGGTGATAGAGCAGATAAGCTATCACAAGAACGAGCCCGCCTGGATGCTCGAGTTTCGGCTCAAGGCCCTGGCGATCGCCGAGAAGAAGGGCCGTCCCAAGTGGGGCCCGGACCTGAGCGCCCTCAACTTTGACGACATCTACTTCTACATCCGCCCCCAGGACCGCAAGGGCAGCAACTCCTGGGAGGACGTGCCCGAGGAGATCCGTGAGACCTACCGCCGGCTGGGCATCCCCGAGGCCGAGCAGAAGGCCTTGGCGGGCGTCGGCGCGCAGTACGAGTCGGAGATGGTCTACCACTCGCTCAAGGAGGAGTGGCAAAAGCAGGGCGTCATCTTCTTGGATTCCGACACCGGTCTGCAGGAGCACCCCGAGCTCTTCAGGGAGTACTTCGGCACCGTTGTGCCCCCCGAGGACAACTACTTCGCCGCGGTCAATTCGGCGGCGTGGTCGGGCGGGTCGTTCGTCTACGTGCCGCCGGGCGTCGAGATCGAGGTGCCCTTGCAGGCTTACTTTTTGATCAACGCCCAGAGCATGGGCCAGTTCGAGCGCACGCTCATCATCGGCGACGTCGGCTCGAAGTTCCACTACATCGAGGGCTGCACCGCGCCGACTTACAACTCCGACTCCTTCCATAGCGGCGTGATTGAAATCGTCTGCAAGGAGCGCAGCCGGGTGCGCTACTCGACCATCCAGAACTGGTCGCACAACGTCTACAACCTGGTCACCCAGCGCGCCTTGGTCTACAAGGACGCCTCGATGGGCTGGCTCGACGGCAACTTGGGCTCGAAGGTGACGATGAAGTACCCGAGCACCTACCTGCTCGAGGAGGGCGCCCGCGGCGAGGTCCTCTCCATCGCCTTCGCCGGCAAAGGTCAGCACCAGGACGCCGGCGCCAAGGTCATCCACGCCGCGCCCAACACCAGTTCGTCGATCGTCTCCAAGTCGATCTCCAAGGACGGCGGCCGGAGCTCCTACCGCGGCCTGGTGAAGATCTACGAAGGCGCCACCCACGCCCGCTCGAACGTCGAGTGCGACGCCTTGCTCCTAGACGATCGCGCCAAGACCGACACCTACCCCTATATCGAGATCAACGAGAAGACCGCCCACGTCGGCCACGAGGCCAGCGTGTCCAAGCTGAACGACGAGCAGATCTTCTATCTGCAGTCGCGCGGCCTGGAAAAAGCCGAGGCGGCGGCGCTGATCGTCCGCGGCTTCTTGGAGCCCGTCGCCAAGGAATTGCCGCTCGAGTACGCGGTCGAGCTGAACCGACTGATCGAGCTCGAGATGGAAGGGAGTGTAGGCTAA